The following proteins are co-located in the Engraulis encrasicolus isolate BLACKSEA-1 chromosome 2, IST_EnEncr_1.0, whole genome shotgun sequence genome:
- the rps15a gene encoding small ribosomal subunit protein uS8, translating to MVRMNVLADALKSINNAEKRGKRQVLIRPCSKVIVRFLTVMMKHGYIGEFEIIDDHRAGKIVVNLTGRLNKCGVISPRFDVQLKDLEKWQNNLLPSRQFGFIVLTTSAGIMDHEEARRKHTGGKILGFFF from the exons ATGGTGCGTATGAACGTACTCGCAGATGCGCTGAAAAGCATCAACAATGCAGAGAAACGTGGGAAACGCCAGGTCCTCATCAGGCCCTGCTCCAAAGTTATAGTGCGCTTCCTCACCGTCATGATGAAGCATG GTTACATTGGCGAGTTTGAGATCATCGATGATCACAGAGCTGGCAAGATTGTTGTAAATCTCACAGGCAGGCTGAACAAG TGTGGTGTCATTAGCCCGCGATTCGATGTCCAGCTGAAGGACCTTGAGAAGTGGCAGAACAACCTGCTGCCCTCACGACAGTTTGG GTTCATCGTCCTGACGACCTCAGCTGGCATCATGGACCACGAAGAGGCCAGACGAAAACACACAGGAGGCAAAATCCTCGGCTTCTTTTTCTAA